In Lotus japonicus ecotype B-129 chromosome 5, LjGifu_v1.2, one genomic interval encodes:
- the LOC130719252 gene encoding uncharacterized protein LOC130719252: protein MAFPFPQGWARPKVKLYEGDTDPQEHVNFFVGAMQYAGASDPLYCRCFPMSLGKGPMNWFQNLPSNSLHDWNGVVSCFLAQYSSVRSIPKTAQTLALVKQKEKESLKAFLNRFNKEAGDITGLLPDTRLVLATAALAPGPFLTSLDGKPANTLEEFLARVEKFINMEDAATLRAASQTLAIKGPPKLKENKDQPSTRESRRKGQDERKSKRK from the coding sequence ATGGCGTTTCCTTTCCCTCAGGGGTGGGCACGACCCAAAGTGAAGCTCTACGAGGGAGACACCGACCCGCAGGAACACGTGAACTTCTTCGTGGGCGCGATGCAGTACGCTGGGGCCAGCGACCCTTTATACTGCCGCTGTTTCCCCATGAGCCTTGGAAAAGGACCCATGAACTGGTTCCAGAATTTACCGAGCAACTCACTGCACGACTGGAACGGAGTTGTGTCATGCTTTTTAGCCCAGTATTCCTCGGTGCGCAGCATACCGAAGACTGCGCAGACTTTGGCCTTGGTTAAGCAGAAGGAGAAGGAGTCTCTGAAGGCATTTCTCAATCGTTTCAACAAGGAGGCCGGTGATATCACCGGACTCCTCCCCGACACAAGGTTGGTCCTGGCTACCGCAGCCCTTGCGCCAGGACCGTTCCTGACCTCTCTGGACGGCAAGCCCGCCAACACTCTGGAGGAATTCCTAGCTCGAGTAGAAAAATTCATAAACATGGAAGATGCCGCGACCCTAAGAGCCGCGAGTCAGACGCTCGCGATCAAAGGACCGCCGAAGTTGAAGGAAAATAAGGACCAACCTTCGACCCGAGAGTCCCGACGGAAGGGTCAGGACGAACGGAAGTCGAAGCGAAAGTAG
- the LOC130719253 gene encoding uncharacterized protein LOC130719253 produces the protein MSSSSQGGNSQPPPPPNKHPDSPSPPPPTTTTYPTYPPPHPAACYPPSGYPPVPGGHPYYHYPHNTTTYPYVYPPPATYHHVNDTATGRFFRSFIFCSCMILTVFFLMSLVMAMMLHPQLPIYKVVSMSVTNLTTTPALSGEWGTKVSIENPNEKLAAHFSGFRVDVMYKDGVIGVSYSPGFVLSVKEMKETEARGAATGNANLETATLEDMVKEKNATGSITFALRVSSVNGFKSGSFSSREAGVVAFCEGLRVVFPNNGGHGAFDSGGKPVECQLYV, from the coding sequence atGAGTTCATCAAGCCAAGGAGGAAactcacaaccaccaccaccgccaaacAAACATCCTGACAGCCCATCACCCCCACCGCCAACAACCACCACTTACCCCACCTATCCTCCGCCGCACCCGGCGGCGTGTTACCCACCGTCAGGGTACCCACCTGTCCCCGGCGGCCACCCTTATTACCATTACCCTCACAACACCACCACCTACCCATACGTCTACCCTCCTCCAGCCACCTACCACCATGTCAATGACACCGCCACCGGGAGATTCTTCCGGAGCTTCATATTTTGCTCCTGCATGATTCTAACTGTTTTCTTCCTCATGAGCCTCGTGATGGCAATGATGCTACACCCTCAGCTCCCTATCTACAAGGTTGTCTCCATGTCGGTAACAAATCTCACAACAACCCCCGCACTTTCCGGCGAGTGGGGCACCAAGGTTTCCATTGAAAACCCCAACGAAAAGCTCGCCGCGCATTTCTCCGGCTTCCGGGTCGACGTCATGTACAAGGACGGCGTCATTGGGGTGAGCTACTCTCCCGGGTTCGTTCTCAGCGTGAAGGAGATGAAGGAGACAGAAGCGAGGGGCGCCGCCACCGGGAACGCAAACCTCGAAACGGCGACGTTGGAGGACATGGTGAAGGAGAAAAACGCCACGGGGAGCATCACGTTTGCTCTGAGGGTTTCTTCCGTGAATGGTTTCAAGTCTGGTTCGTTTTCCTCGAGGGAAGCGGGGGTGGTGGCGTTTTGTGAAGGGTTGAGGGTTGTGTTTCCGAATAACGGTGGCCATGGGGCGTTTGATAGCGGGGGGAAACCTGTTGAATGTCAGCTTTATGTGTGA